In one window of Aphidius gifuensis isolate YNYX2018 linkage group LG4, ASM1490517v1, whole genome shotgun sequence DNA:
- the LOC122854052 gene encoding uncharacterized protein LOC122854052 yields MIEVTSFVMVFSISIKNIPNRVLSCNAWVPYDYTTSPISFWLTYVLQLTVHAYGASINAAFDTLIPSLMYQICCQFSILQHRFEKLPDVMSNIKKYDDEKSIILETMKLSECVEHHLQIYQLKFLYLITSTDEVEKIAINSFILLSMIGASGKAVTVAKNRCIIFDMIILLKKDPFRPQTIAEKRIQNKYNEMIKWAERCNYIFSGIIFLQYSISSIVLCVSVYLLTKIEFNSLNFAIIIMYLMCMLTQIFILCYSGSKVTIESTLISDAIYCMDWSQFDLSTKKNLMMVMKRALHPVKFTSGYFVTLSIESFTHLVKLSYSAFSVLKQSSG; encoded by the exons ATGATTGAAGTGACATCGTTTGTTATGGTATTTTCAAtaagcattaaaaatataccaaatcgAGTTCTTTCATGTAATGCCTGGGTTCCCTACGATTACACAACATCACCAATAAGTTTTTGGTTAACTTATGTGCTTCAACTTACGGTTCATGCATATGGAGCTTCAATTAATGCTGCATTTGACACGTTGATACCATCGTTAATGTATCAAATTTGTtgtcaattttcaatactacAGCATCGTTTTGAAAAACTACCTGATGTCAtgagtaatattaaaaaatatgatgatgaaaaatcaattatattaGAAACAATGAAACTCAGTGAATGTGTTGAGCATCATCTTCAAATTTATCAGTtga aatttttatatcttataACATCAACTgatgaagttgaaaaaattgctATTAATTCATTCATCCTGTTATCAATGATTGGTGCTTCTGGAAAAGCAGTTACCGTTGCTAAAAATAGATGTATAATTTTTGACATGATCATATTACTCAAAAAAGATCCATTTCGACCGCAAACTATTGCTGAAAAAcgaattcaaaataaatacaatgaaaTGATCAA aTGGGCTGAAcgatgtaattatattttttcaggaattatttttttacaatattcaaTAAGTTCAATTGTTTTGTGTGtcagtgtttatttattaactaaaattgaatttaacagtctaaattttgcaataattattatgtatctCATGTGTATGCTTactcaaatatttatactttgttATTCAGGCAGCAAAGTGACAATtgag AGTACTTTGATTAGTGATGCAATTTATTGTATGGATTGGAGtcaatttgatttatcaactaaaaaaaatttaatgatggtCATGAAACGAGCACTGCATCCAGTTAAATTTACAAGTGGCTATTTTGTGACATTGTCTATCGAATCATTTACTCat CTAGTTAAACTATCTTACTCGGCATTCAGTGTTCTCAAACAATCATCTGGataa
- the LOC122854053 gene encoding WD repeat-containing protein 35: MSRTEQNTNRCDRHYFLILLIARESGMIQKYSLPQITLTNRYTASSRLHEISINCDSTRASLIDTTGILTMIDLDAKKLNDDDDEKEDVSKFEKKEVWAMCWAQDNPSLLAIMEKTRMYVIRGIDPEEPLSCSGYICCFNDLEIRCILLDELIQKPDDTRKDLIVDLEVKSLRDTKDLLNKVGLKEAHDFIQDNPHSRLWRLLAESALKLKNLEMAENAMVRCTDFLGIQFIKRLHTIHNEQLRAAEISAFLGDYDEAEKLYLEQDRRDLAIKLRQKLGDYFRVLKLMKIGIGGSDKQLEHAYNKIGDYYAERQNWESAKEYYEKGRNIDELIQCYYKLENYEELAKIIDQLPDKSLTLKTLARMLASVGMCPQAVAAYIKYGDVKQAVDTCVRLNHWDQAVDLAKTYKMAQINDLLNKYANHLLSNGKILQAIELFKSANCYIEASKLLVKLAEEQAKLRTNPMRVKKIYVLAALLIEDYINRAPISKGGRSNVIMGLTESNEDSRIIENAWRGAEAYHYLLLAHRQIYNGDFDAAMKTSLRLREYEDILDTEDIYCLLALSSAINRSFSTCSKAFIKLEGLSKITDSKKTEYEELALKLFLINSPNDIKNNKSECVNCESLVPDWCVICPNCTTRFPACVVTGKPLMDLTSCWICTVCRHHAATERDIVNINACPLCHTTISYM; the protein is encoded by the exons ATGAGTCGCACTGAGCAGAACACCAACAGATGTGACCG ACATTactttctaattttattaattgctaGAGAATCAGGaatgatacaaaaatattcattgcCACAAATAACATTGACAAATCGTTATACAGCATCATCACGTTTAcatgaaatttcaattaattgtgATTCAACACGTGCCTCATTAATTGATACAACTGGTATACTTACAATGATTGATTTagatgctaaaaaattaaatgatgatgatgatgaaaaagaagatgtatcaaagtttgaaaaaaaagaagtatgGGCAATGTGTTGGGCACAGGATAATCCATCGTTACTTGCAATTATGGAAAAAACACGTATGTATGTTATTCGTGGTATTGATCCAGAAGAACCCCTATCATGTTCTGgttatatttgttgttttaatgaTCTTGAAATACGTTGTATTCTTCTTGAtgaattaatacaaaaacCAGATGATACAAGAAaagatttaattgttgatcttGAAGTTAAATCATTGAGAGATACaaaagatttattaaataaagttgGATTAAAAGAAGCACATGATTTTATACAAGATAATCCACATTCAAGATTATGGCGTTTATTAGCTGAATcagcattaaaattaaaaaatcttgaaatgGCAGAAAATGCAATGGTACGTTGTACTGATTTTCTTggaatacaatttataaaaagactTCATACAATACATAATGAACAATTAAGAGCAGCTGAAATATCAGCATTTCTTGGTGATTATGATGaagctgaaaaattatatttagaacAAGATAGAAGAGATCTTGCAATTAAATTACGTCAAAAACTTGGTGATTATTTTagagtattaaaattaatgaaaattggtATTGGTGGTAGTGATAAACAATTGGAACATGCATACAATAAAATTGGTGATTATTATGCTGAACGACAAAATTGGGAAAGTGCTAaagaatattatgaaaaagGAAGAAATATTGATGAGTTGATACAGTGTTATTATAAGCTTGAAAATTATGAAGAATTAGCTAAAATAATTGATCAGTTACCTGATAAATCATTGACATTAAAAACACTTGCAAGAATGTTGGCATCAGTTGGTATGTGTCCTCAAGCTGTTGCAGCATATATTAAATATGGTGATGTTAAACAAGCTGTTGATACTTGTGTTCGTTTAAATCACTGGGATCAAGCTGTTGATCTTGCAAAAACTTATAAAATGGCACAAATAAATgatctattaaataaatatgcaaatcatttattatcaaatggtaaaattttacaagcaaTTGAGTTATTTAAAAGTGCAAATTGTTATATTGAAGCATCAAAATTACTGGTGAAGTTGGCTGAAGAACAAGCAAAGCTACGTACAAATCCAAtgagagttaaaaaaatatatgtattagcTGCATTATTGATTGAAGATTATATAAATCGTGCACCAATATCAAAAGGTGGACGTAGTAATGTCATCATGGGATTAACTGAGAGCAATGAAGATTCaagaattattgaaaatgccTGGAGAGGTGCTGAGGCTTATCACTACTTACTTTTAGCTCATCGTCAAATTTATAATGGTGATTTTGATGCTGCCATGAAAACGTCATTGAGATTACGTGAATATGAAGATATTTTAGATACTGaagatatttattgtttacttGCATTATCAAGTGCAATTAATCGTTCATTTTCAACATGCTCAAAagcatttattaaattagaaGGTTTATCCAAAATAACAGATTCGAAAAaaactgaatatgaagaattagcattaaaattatttttaattaattcaccaaatgatattaaaaataataaatctgaATGTGTTAATTGTGAAAGTCTTGTTCCGGATTGGTGTGTTATTTGTCCAAATTGTACGACAAGATTTCCAGCTTGTGTTGTTACTGGCAAACCACTGATGGATTTAACAAGTTGTTGGATTTGTACTGTTTGTCGACATCATGCTGCAACTGAAAGAGATATTGTTAATATCAATGCTTGTCCACTTTGTCACACTACTATTAGTTATATGTAA